The following proteins are co-located in the Anaeromicrobium sediminis genome:
- a CDS encoding MerR family transcriptional regulator — MKEYYLIGEVASIFNISTDTLRYYDKIGLLKPRKNEENNYRYYSREQFDLIYMILLLKGLDVSLEGIKDTLHRKDTSKLIDLLGTQEEKIQNKMEYLRALKESISDLKYQLTKLDDDINKISIKTCPKMWAVTVPWNGQEEDFDYNKILELNKGIDSEWTSVSRFTMITCKENFFQYGGTYRYGMISEYECKSKNVKLEYFPSRSCAFSIYKGDYSDIYSKYINMMSWIDKNGFNIAGDAVERSIINLCDGDHKSEYVAEIWIPIEEKNKK, encoded by the coding sequence ATGAAAGAATATTATTTAATAGGGGAAGTTGCTAGTATATTTAATATTTCCACAGACACCCTTAGGTACTACGATAAAATAGGATTACTCAAGCCTAGGAAGAATGAAGAGAATAATTATAGATATTATAGTAGAGAACAATTTGATCTAATATATATGATTCTTTTATTGAAAGGCTTAGATGTTTCGTTAGAAGGAATAAAAGATACATTACATAGAAAAGATACGTCTAAACTCATAGATTTGTTAGGAACACAAGAAGAAAAAATACAAAATAAGATGGAGTATTTAAGGGCATTAAAAGAAAGTATAAGTGACTTGAAATATCAACTTACAAAGTTAGATGATGATATTAATAAGATTTCTATAAAGACATGTCCTAAAATGTGGGCTGTAACTGTTCCGTGGAATGGCCAGGAAGAAGATTTTGATTATAATAAGATTTTGGAGTTAAATAAAGGAATTGATAGTGAATGGACATCTGTATCGAGATTTACAATGATTACATGTAAAGAGAATTTTTTTCAATATGGAGGTACCTATCGATATGGAATGATCTCAGAATATGAATGTAAATCTAAAAATGTGAAACTAGAGTATTTTCCTAGTAGGTCTTGTGCATTTTCTATTTACAAAGGAGACTACAGTGATATCTATAGTAAATATATAAATATGATGAGTTGGATAGATAAAAATGGATTTAATATAGCTGGGGATGCAGTTGAAAGGTCTATTATAAACTTATGTGATGGGGATCATAAAAGTGAATATGTTGCTGAAATATGGATACCTATAGAGGAAAAAAATAAAAAATAA
- a CDS encoding B12-binding domain-containing radical SAM protein, whose product MQVTLIKASADSEFKKYKASMGGPPQNIFSVAATTPENIQVELIDETVGMKVKYNTKSEIIGIFMSTPDAIRAYEIADKFRKKGKVVVLGGLHPTFLPDESLLHADAIIRGEAEGCWEQIIKDVENNVLQKQYKQDEPFDLSKLNPYPTNIVNMSWYGNIWSVVVGRGCNHGCRYCVVNPFFKSCRFRPIEHVIAEIKQCGAKLIELHADNLIANRDYAISLFKAMEPLNIQWMGEATIMIAEDDELLDWAVRSGLKYMLIGIETPSKEALESVGKGFIDVDNVKKYVKKLQSKGIQLDASFLFGFDAHKKNIFQRTLDYAKEVGVDECHGVIMTPFPGTPLYRQMKKKGRINTEDWSKYDCTHAVFDPIGMTPKELEDGTWWFDVEFHKWQKKNKKVPKPPVIPPPSPNRSTNSSQSSDSLGSVRSMAFTNPSDFKWRTFLALGLIATSLFMNWNWIWSVFFLYWAILDIKSGYTFSVEPISRNENPILYWLIIILWLGLAIYSIYDVVINLYVDWFYLNL is encoded by the coding sequence ATGCAAGTTACTTTGATAAAAGCTTCTGCTGACTCTGAATTTAAGAAGTATAAAGCTAGTATGGGCGGACCTCCTCAGAATATTTTTTCTGTTGCGGCAACTACTCCAGAAAACATTCAAGTTGAATTAATTGATGAGACAGTAGGGATGAAAGTTAAATACAATACAAAATCAGAAATCATTGGAATATTCATGTCCACTCCAGATGCCATAAGGGCATATGAAATTGCAGATAAATTTAGAAAGAAAGGTAAAGTAGTTGTTTTAGGTGGTCTTCACCCAACATTTTTACCAGATGAATCTCTGTTACATGCTGATGCAATAATACGTGGAGAAGCTGAAGGCTGTTGGGAACAAATTATTAAAGATGTAGAAAACAATGTACTTCAAAAGCAATATAAACAGGATGAGCCCTTTGATTTATCAAAACTGAATCCTTATCCAACTAATATCGTAAATATGAGCTGGTATGGTAACATTTGGTCAGTTGTAGTTGGCAGAGGATGTAATCATGGTTGTAGATACTGTGTTGTAAATCCTTTTTTTAAGAGTTGTAGATTTAGACCTATTGAACATGTAATTGCTGAAATCAAACAATGTGGCGCAAAGCTAATTGAACTACATGCAGATAATCTAATAGCTAATCGAGATTATGCAATTAGTCTCTTTAAAGCAATGGAACCTCTAAACATTCAGTGGATGGGGGAAGCAACTATAATGATTGCTGAAGATGACGAATTACTAGACTGGGCTGTTAGAAGTGGTTTAAAATATATGCTAATAGGTATAGAAACCCCTTCTAAAGAAGCTCTGGAGTCTGTTGGCAAAGGTTTTATAGATGTGGATAATGTTAAAAAGTACGTTAAAAAACTTCAGTCTAAAGGTATCCAATTAGATGCAAGCTTCTTATTTGGATTTGATGCCCATAAAAAGAATATCTTTCAAAGAACTCTAGATTACGCAAAGGAAGTTGGAGTCGATGAATGTCATGGTGTTATAATGACTCCATTTCCAGGCACTCCACTTTATAGACAGATGAAAAAAAAGGGGCGAATTAATACAGAAGACTGGTCAAAATATGATTGTACTCACGCAGTATTTGATCCAATTGGTATGACTCCAAAGGAACTGGAGGATGGTACTTGGTGGTTTGATGTGGAGTTTCACAAGTGGCAAAAGAAAAATAAAAAAGTTCCCAAACCTCCTGTCATTCCTCCTCCAAGTCCTAATAGATCAACAAATTCTTCCCAAAGTAGTGATAGCCTTGGATCTGTAAGAAGTATGGCATTTACAAATCCATCTGATTTTAAATGGAGAACATTTTTAGCTCTGGGATTAATCGCTACAAGTTTATTCATGAACTGGAATTGGATTTGGTCTGTATTTTTCTTATACTGGGCCATTTTAGATATTAAATCTGGTTATACTTTCAGTGTTGAACCTATAAGTAGAAATGAAAATCCGATTTTATACTGGCTTATTATTATTCTGTGGCTTGGATTAGCAATATATTCCATATATGATGTAGTTATAAATCTTTATGTAGATTGGTTTTACCTAAATTTATAA
- the ppnP gene encoding pyrimidine/purine nucleoside phosphorylase, producing MFKTNEYFEGEVMSIGFNPEKGPATIGVMAVGEYEFGTSQKEFMTVTSGKMLVKLPGTDQWKDFKENETFIVEANEKFQVNVKEEISYICFYK from the coding sequence ATGTTTAAAACAAATGAATATTTTGAAGGTGAAGTAATGTCTATTGGTTTTAATCCAGAGAAGGGACCAGCTACTATAGGAGTTATGGCTGTAGGTGAATATGAGTTTGGAACAAGTCAAAAGGAATTTATGACTGTAACTAGTGGTAAAATGTTAGTAAAGCTTCCAGGTACAGATCAATGGAAGGATTTTAAAGAGAATGAAACATTCATAGTAGAAGCAAATGAAAAGTTCCAAGTTAATGTTAAAGAAGAAATTTCATACATATGTTTTTATAAATAA
- a CDS encoding DUF3870 domain-containing protein has translation MIYEKNTIYILGTAKISKNDPISAVYEIFFTGIILDRDSGKIIDTTCNMVKDVTSDFIRSILIDYNLVDDIDQIIQEIRDRFYGMAQKAVIASVKDARNKYMMIKNN, from the coding sequence TTGATTTACGAGAAAAATACAATCTATATTTTAGGAACTGCAAAGATAAGTAAAAATGATCCAATTTCAGCCGTGTATGAAATTTTTTTTACAGGAATTATATTGGATAGGGACAGTGGGAAAATAATTGATACAACATGTAATATGGTAAAAGATGTTACGAGTGATTTTATAAGATCTATTCTTATAGATTACAATCTTGTAGATGATATAGATCAAATCATACAAGAGATACGAGATAGATTTTATGGAATGGCTCAAAAGGCCGTAATAGCATCTGTAAAGGATGCTCGAAATAAATATATGATGATTAAAAATAATTGA
- a CDS encoding DUF4392 domain-containing protein: protein MDEKYFIEIENIIRKNLDERGMDRINLPGEFKKGVKDLLKSSTVFIVTGFVIRDTLTGETDGPIGAISLASALENLGKKVVLVTDKYSKEMLYNCCMVKHMKTPIEVVPYNNAEEFCNDLLIKYNPSHIVGIERPGRAMDGCCYSMRGEDLSDLVPNTDILFEKSKELGITTLAVGDGGNEVGMGKVTSFVVNSVNKGGQICANTATDYLIVAGVSNWGGHALVAALSILSHTMLLHDSITEILLLESMLRAGGVDGCTKKPTLSVDGLSLDENLQILERLRRIVEKALNKQREKIVAV from the coding sequence ATGGATGAAAAATATTTTATAGAAATAGAAAATATAATTAGGAAAAATTTAGATGAAAGAGGTATGGATAGAATCAACTTACCAGGAGAATTTAAAAAAGGGGTAAAAGACCTTTTAAAAAGTTCCACAGTTTTCATTGTGACTGGATTTGTTATCAGAGATACCCTTACTGGGGAAACGGACGGTCCTATTGGAGCAATATCATTGGCCAGTGCATTAGAAAATCTAGGTAAAAAAGTAGTACTTGTAACAGACAAATATTCTAAAGAGATGCTGTATAATTGCTGTATGGTAAAGCATATGAAAACTCCTATAGAAGTGGTTCCATATAATAACGCAGAAGAGTTTTGCAATGATCTATTAATAAAATATAATCCATCTCATATAGTAGGAATAGAAAGGCCTGGAAGAGCAATGGATGGATGTTGCTATTCCATGAGAGGAGAAGACCTTAGTGATTTAGTTCCAAATACAGATATATTATTTGAAAAATCAAAGGAACTTGGAATAACAACATTGGCCGTTGGAGATGGTGGAAATGAAGTTGGAATGGGCAAAGTTACGTCTTTTGTTGTAAATTCAGTAAATAAAGGTGGCCAAATATGTGCCAATACTGCTACTGATTATCTAATAGTAGCAGGAGTATCAAATTGGGGGGGTCATGCCTTAGTGGCAGCTCTTTCAATACTTTCTCATACCATGTTATTACATGATTCAATAACGGAAATATTGCTGTTAGAAAGTATGTTAAGAGCAGGAGGGGTAGATGGATGTACTAAAAAACCTACCCTGAGTGTAGATGGATTAAGCTTGGATGAAAATCTTCAAATACTTGAAAGATTGAGAAGAATAGTGGAGAAAGCATTAAATAAACAAAGGGAAAAAATAGTAGCTGTTTAG
- a CDS encoding NUDIX hydrolase has protein sequence MRLLKKMIHQDIAEIKGNIYERKAARGIILKGEDILLLYTKRYNDYSFPGGGVDLEENLIEGLKRELEEETGAKNIKVIDEYGLLDEYRSCYYEGYDLMHMTSYFYVCDIDDELGETHLEDYEISNGMDARWVNIHDAIAHNKKVIDSKEDSMGLSIERETFVLELVAKELIKKK, from the coding sequence ATGAGATTATTGAAGAAAATGATACACCAGGATATAGCAGAAATAAAAGGGAATATATATGAAAGAAAAGCAGCACGTGGAATTATATTAAAGGGTGAAGATATTTTACTTTTATATACAAAGAGATACAACGATTATAGTTTTCCAGGTGGTGGAGTAGATTTAGAAGAAAATTTGATTGAAGGTTTAAAGAGAGAATTAGAAGAAGAAACAGGGGCTAAGAATATTAAAGTAATTGACGAATACGGATTACTAGATGAGTATAGAAGCTGTTACTACGAAGGTTATGACTTAATGCACATGACTTCTTATTTCTATGTATGTGACATAGATGATGAACTAGGAGAAACTCATCTAGAAGATTATGAGATTTCTAATGGTATGGATGCTAGATGGGTAAACATTCATGATGCCATAGCTCACAACAAAAAAGTCATTGATTCAAAAGAAGATAGCATGGGCCTTTCCATTGAGCGTGAAACCTTTGTATTAGAATTAGTAGCTAAAGAATTAATAAAAAAGAAATAA
- a CDS encoding FUSC family protein yields the protein MSKKFKLPKIGMRSIKTFIATILAMVVSNVLGFEAPFYATWTAFLCIQSSIIGSSEMAIKRGIGTVIGGVFSLIYLLFMPENIYAIPFGIVGIIYLCNFLEKSDLISIACVVFLVISFRVNVVQNFDPTTHVIHRLLETFIGIIIAMIVNYHIKPPNPFEKLTGLNEELIDFIKDNIYDNGEFKRIKNLERFRLKMHEFRTVIQFYHKEINSERHNLDIKLYMEHLTLFRSVYSHIFILNSIKEGMNEDIEQYHIRKLIGIKNKLLKEE from the coding sequence GTGAGTAAAAAATTTAAGCTACCTAAAATAGGTATGAGAAGTATAAAGACTTTTATAGCAACCATATTGGCCATGGTTGTAAGTAATGTATTGGGCTTTGAAGCACCCTTTTATGCTACCTGGACTGCCTTTTTATGCATTCAAAGTTCCATAATAGGATCGTCAGAAATGGCTATAAAAAGGGGGATAGGAACTGTAATAGGAGGAGTTTTTTCCTTAATATATCTATTGTTCATGCCAGAGAATATATATGCAATTCCCTTTGGGATTGTAGGAATAATATATCTATGTAATTTCCTTGAAAAAAGTGATTTAATATCCATAGCATGTGTAGTGTTTTTAGTTATAAGTTTTAGAGTAAATGTAGTACAAAATTTTGATCCAACTACCCATGTAATACATAGGTTACTAGAGACATTCATAGGAATTATAATAGCAATGATTGTGAATTATCATATAAAGCCACCAAATCCTTTTGAAAAATTAACTGGATTGAATGAAGAATTAATAGATTTTATAAAAGATAATATTTATGATAATGGTGAATTTAAAAGGATAAAAAATTTAGAGAGATTCAGATTGAAAATGCATGAATTTAGAACTGTAATACAGTTTTATCATAAGGAGATAAATAGTGAAAGGCATAATCTAGACATTAAATTATATATGGAACACTTAACTCTATTTAGGAGTGTATATAGCCATATATTCATTCTAAATTCCATTAAGGAGGGTATGAATGAGGATATAGAGCAATATCATATAAGGAAATTAATAGGCATAAAAAATAAGCTACTTAAGGAAGAATAA
- a CDS encoding DUF5050 domain-containing protein, whose product MKRIKLLMGLVIWLVIGSSTIAYGIGHVDFSLYENPVAKVNGEIYYINHNDNYNLYTIHDGKSTRILDFPIWNMLKEGNYIYFLKEFCLKNTGEYQQPGVYRYGPLVSAVELVQRGYITSMSIKNNNLFYYDEERNALIRKNLKSKEEKVIFEDKHVTFHMIKDNSLYIFDDDRYSLYKVDLDSLEKTLLLDDTYVKSIDSLNIDQEYVYYIKDRKQYEYNLKSKNIEIEFDLDSVSKSQIYIEDDSTYIVAKDYVERYDKHSYRGCLYDNNKHSIVGIIDDKLTVIKQEDTNIGEVYNYETKEMKTISANIEKIHTCYFPYIIYTNKDKLFIYNISKGENRFVDDFQDIIGIQDNKIYYVNLDDDIYVSTIDGSHRKILLSDEVDEAVLYGTKILFLELDNYSENKLMCFDTVINELRKLPIKEPEKFMIKDDYICYAKNGIIYRMDFSNNQHQIGEYKRVGFSRRATNCKRRRYTIQYKYENSREDRAFI is encoded by the coding sequence ATGAAAAGGATCAAGTTATTAATGGGATTAGTTATTTGGTTAGTGATAGGAAGTAGTACTATAGCCTATGGAATTGGGCACGTGGATTTTAGCTTATATGAAAATCCAGTAGCCAAAGTAAATGGGGAAATTTATTACATAAATCACAATGATAATTATAATCTTTATACAATTCATGATGGCAAAAGTACAAGGATTTTAGATTTTCCCATATGGAATATGTTAAAGGAAGGTAATTATATATATTTTTTAAAAGAGTTTTGTTTAAAAAACACAGGTGAATACCAGCAACCAGGAGTATATAGGTATGGCCCTTTAGTCTCAGCGGTTGAGTTAGTCCAAAGAGGTTATATTACTTCTATGAGCATAAAAAATAACAATCTATTCTATTATGACGAAGAAAGAAATGCTTTAATTAGGAAAAATCTAAAATCAAAAGAGGAAAAAGTAATTTTTGAAGATAAACATGTAACTTTTCATATGATAAAAGATAATTCTCTATATATATTTGATGATGATAGGTATAGCCTGTATAAAGTAGATTTAGACAGTTTGGAAAAAACTTTATTGTTAGACGATACATATGTGAAATCTATAGATAGTTTGAATATTGATCAAGAGTATGTTTATTATATAAAAGACAGAAAACAATATGAGTACAACTTAAAAAGTAAAAATATTGAAATAGAATTTGATTTGGATTCTGTATCTAAAAGTCAAATATATATAGAAGATGATAGTACCTACATAGTAGCTAAGGACTATGTAGAACGTTATGATAAACATAGTTATAGGGGATGTTTGTATGATAATAATAAACATTCTATAGTAGGTATAATAGATGATAAATTGACCGTTATCAAACAAGAAGATACAAATATAGGAGAAGTTTATAATTATGAAACTAAGGAAATGAAGACAATATCTGCTAATATTGAAAAAATACATACATGTTATTTTCCGTATATAATATACACTAATAAAGATAAATTGTTTATTTATAATATATCAAAGGGAGAAAATAGATTTGTAGATGACTTTCAAGATATAATAGGCATTCAAGATAATAAAATCTATTACGTAAATTTAGATGATGACATTTATGTAAGTACTATAGATGGATCTCATAGAAAAATTTTATTAAGTGATGAAGTGGATGAAGCTGTCTTATATGGAACTAAAATACTTTTTTTAGAGTTGGATAACTACTCTGAAAATAAGTTGATGTGTTTTGATACAGTGATTAATGAACTTCGTAAACTTCCAATAAAAGAACCAGAGAAATTTATGATTAAAGATGATTATATTTGTTATGCTAAAAATGGAATTATATATAGGATGGATTTTAGTAATAATCAACATCAAATAGGAGAATATAAAAGAGTGGGATTTAGCAGGAGAGCAACTAATTGTAAACGAAGGAGATATACTATACAGTATAAATATGAAAACTCAAGGGAAGACCGCGCTTTTATATGA
- a CDS encoding B12-binding domain-containing radical SAM protein translates to MKVCLIKASAESEFKKYKKYMGAPPQNIFSVAACTPSDVHIEMVDETMDMKVNFETNAEIIGIFMSTPDAIRAYELAFEFRKRDKIVVLGGLHPTFNKEEAIQYGDVVIVGEAEGIWEELLEDYKRGTLKTIYERETPVDMSVLKSYPTNIIDKSVYKGVWSVLVSRGCNNRCAFCAVHPFFGNIRYRPVEAIVEEIKNSGASIVELHSDNLTSDREYAKKLFKALIPLKIKWVGETTILLAEDDELLKLAAESGLTYLLVGIETPSNDALKNVGKGFVSRERVKEYIKKFHQYGIAVDSAMLFGFDEHDETIFHEVLKFVDEIELDVCHSVIAIPFPGTKLFETMEKDGRLITRDWSKYDGRHTVYKHPKMSPIEIEKGVKYFEEKTYTLRRYLKYLKVLPKFI, encoded by the coding sequence ATGAAAGTATGTTTAATCAAGGCTTCAGCTGAAAGTGAATTTAAGAAATACAAGAAATATATGGGGGCACCCCCTCAGAATATTTTCTCAGTAGCAGCTTGCACTCCTAGTGATGTTCATATTGAAATGGTAGATGAGACTATGGATATGAAAGTGAATTTTGAAACTAATGCTGAAATAATTGGAATATTTATGTCTACTCCAGATGCTATAAGGGCATATGAACTTGCCTTTGAATTTAGAAAAAGAGATAAAATAGTTGTATTAGGAGGGTTACACCCAACTTTTAATAAAGAAGAAGCAATTCAATATGGAGATGTTGTTATTGTAGGAGAGGCAGAGGGAATCTGGGAAGAACTACTAGAGGATTATAAAAGAGGTACATTAAAAACTATATATGAACGTGAAACACCAGTTGATATGTCGGTACTTAAGTCTTATCCCACAAACATAATAGATAAATCTGTATATAAGGGAGTTTGGTCTGTATTAGTTTCAAGAGGCTGCAATAATAGATGTGCATTTTGTGCAGTTCATCCATTCTTTGGTAATATTAGGTATCGACCAGTTGAGGCTATTGTAGAAGAAATCAAAAACTCTGGAGCATCTATAGTTGAATTACACTCAGATAATTTAACTTCTGACAGGGAGTATGCCAAGAAATTATTTAAGGCCTTAATTCCACTGAAAATAAAATGGGTAGGAGAAACTACAATTTTACTTGCAGAAGATGATGAACTTTTAAAATTGGCTGCTGAAAGTGGATTAACATATTTACTCGTTGGAATAGAGACGCCATCCAATGATGCATTGAAAAATGTGGGAAAAGGCTTTGTTAGTAGAGAGAGAGTAAAAGAATATATAAAGAAATTCCACCAGTATGGAATTGCTGTAGATTCGGCCATGTTATTTGGATTTGATGAACATGATGAAACTATTTTTCATGAGGTTTTAAAATTTGTAGATGAGATAGAGTTAGATGTGTGCCATTCTGTTATAGCTATTCCTTTTCCAGGAACTAAGTTATTTGAGACAATGGAAAAAGACGGACGGTTAATTACGAGAGATTGGTCAAAGTATGATGGTAGACATACAGTCTATAAACATCCTAAAATGTCACCTATAGAAATAGAAAAGGGTGTTAAATATTTTGAAGAGAAGACTTATACTTTAAGACGTTACTTGAAGTATCTAAAAGTATTACCTAAATTTATATAG
- a CDS encoding tRNA-uridine aminocarboxypropyltransferase: MEEKFKVKEITSKYKSCNNCGLPLVTCICDKYEKINTEAEFVILSTLREVKKPSNTARLLKLLNEDKTKILIWERTGEPKELIHMIDNPKYDPYIVFPIYNEELEKRKKSFNRSEKIPLFILIDGTWKEARRILRKSYYLDKLPILPLEGKLKTEYDLRRGIESLCTIEACIELLKMNNESVEAQRVNDIFHLFVKSYKAGVCGHELKNV, translated from the coding sequence ATGGAAGAAAAATTCAAAGTAAAAGAAATAACTAGTAAATATAAAAGTTGTAATAATTGTGGACTACCATTAGTAACATGTATTTGTGATAAATATGAAAAAATAAATACAGAGGCAGAGTTTGTAATACTCTCTACCTTAAGGGAAGTAAAAAAGCCATCTAATACGGCCAGATTATTAAAACTTTTAAACGAAGATAAAACTAAAATATTAATATGGGAGAGAACTGGAGAGCCAAAGGAACTTATACATATGATAGATAATCCTAAATATGACCCATATATAGTATTTCCTATATATAATGAAGAACTTGAAAAAAGAAAAAAATCCTTTAATAGGTCAGAAAAAATACCTCTTTTCATATTGATAGATGGAACTTGGAAAGAGGCTAGAAGAATATTAAGAAAAAGCTATTACCTAGATAAGCTACCTATATTACCCTTAGAGGGAAAATTAAAGACAGAATATGATTTAAGGCGTGGCATAGAGTCCTTATGCACCATAGAAGCTTGTATAGAACTTCTTAAAATGAATAATGAAAGTGTAGAAGCCCAAAGGGTAAATGACATATTTCATTTATTTGTTAAATCATATAAAGCAGGAGTCTGTGGCCACGAATTAAAAAATGTATAA
- a CDS encoding DUF2383 domain-containing protein, translating into MNKNVKTLNKVLEGEHMAVESFNVLIDEVQDKMVKSTFQNIQQKHRQNISDLARHIQDMGEMPDETLGLKGVYGDMKLKMEVRNKSDKEAVKAAIDGIYMGVDFVRNNLKENVDVKTKSILNHVLKDYEESADTLNKLM; encoded by the coding sequence ATGAATAAGAATGTTAAGACATTAAATAAAGTACTAGAAGGAGAACATATGGCTGTGGAGTCCTTTAATGTACTAATCGATGAAGTTCAAGATAAAATGGTAAAAAGCACATTTCAAAATATACAACAAAAGCATCGGCAAAATATATCTGATTTAGCTAGACATATACAAGATATGGGCGAGATGCCAGATGAGACTTTAGGATTAAAAGGTGTCTATGGAGATATGAAATTGAAAATGGAAGTTCGTAATAAAAGTGACAAAGAGGCTGTAAAAGCTGCTATAGATGGCATTTATATGGGAGTAGATTTTGTAAGGAATAATTTAAAAGAGAACGTTGATGTTAAAACTAAGTCCATATTAAACCATGTGTTAAAGGATTATGAAGAATCTGCAGATACATTAAATAAGTTAATGTAA
- the uppS gene encoding polyprenyl diphosphate synthase, whose product MRIPDHIGVIPDGNRRWATSKGMTKEKGYDEGLDVGVEVFKLCEKVGIKEITYYGFTTDNTKRPKEQRLAFTDACVNAVKKLSKENASLLVVGNTESPMFPQELMPYTTRQNLGNGGIKVNFLVNYGWKWDLNYLKNSDSSNKKIIDHIYSNDVSRLDLIIRWGGRRRLSGFLPVQSIYADFYVVDDYWPDFKEEHFYDALNWYNTQDITLGG is encoded by the coding sequence ATGAGAATACCAGATCATATAGGGGTAATCCCTGATGGAAATAGAAGATGGGCCACGTCTAAAGGGATGACAAAGGAAAAGGGATATGATGAAGGTCTAGATGTGGGAGTAGAAGTATTTAAGCTTTGTGAAAAGGTAGGGATAAAGGAAATAACCTATTATGGATTTACCACAGATAATACTAAGAGACCTAAAGAACAAAGACTTGCCTTTACGGATGCCTGTGTAAATGCAGTAAAGAAACTATCAAAGGAAAATGCATCACTGCTTGTGGTGGGAAATACAGAGTCACCCATGTTTCCACAAGAATTAATGCCTTATACTACAAGGCAAAACTTGGGTAATGGAGGAATTAAAGTTAATTTTTTAGTTAACTATGGTTGGAAATGGGACTTAAATTATTTAAAAAATAGTGATAGTAGCAATAAAAAAATTATAGATCATATTTATTCTAATGATGTATCTAGATTGGATCTAATAATAAGATGGGGAGGAAGAAGACGTCTTAGTGGTTTTTTACCTGTCCAGTCTATTTATGCAGATTTTTACGTAGTAGATGATTATTGGCCAGATTTTAAGGAAGAACATTTTTATGATGCTCTAAATTGGTATAATACGCAAGATATAACCCTTGGAGGATAA
- a CDS encoding putative hydro-lyase — MRDLSFSKPFEVRKMIRKGEIQGPTSGMCRGYVQGNLVTLPKKLAYDFLLFAQRNPKSCPLLEVTNEGCKELKTIATGSDISTDIPKYRVYEKGKLQGEYGELKSIWRDDFISFILGCSFTFESALIDEGIEVRHITNKSNVPMYITNIECKPAGIFSGPTVVSMRPIPLDKVSKVVQITSRYPGVHGAPIHMGNPKLIGINDIYKPDFGDSVEIKDNEIPVFWACGVTPQAVAMKVKPEIMITHAPGHMFITDIKNHELAVL; from the coding sequence ATGAGAGATTTATCTTTTTCTAAACCCTTTGAAGTGAGAAAAATGATACGAAAAGGTGAAATACAAGGGCCCACATCTGGTATGTGTAGAGGATATGTACAAGGGAATTTGGTAACTCTTCCTAAAAAGCTTGCTTACGATTTTTTATTGTTTGCTCAAAGGAATCCTAAATCATGTCCCTTATTAGAAGTTACAAATGAGGGATGCAAGGAGCTAAAAACCATTGCGACCGGATCAGATATAAGTACAGATATTCCAAAATATAGAGTATATGAGAAAGGAAAACTTCAAGGAGAATATGGAGAGTTAAAATCTATTTGGAGAGATGACTTTATTTCCTTCATATTAGGATGTAGTTTTACATTTGAGTCAGCCCTTATAGATGAAGGAATAGAAGTTAGGCATATAACAAATAAAAGTAATGTACCAATGTATATTACAAATATTGAGTGTAAGCCAGCAGGTATATTTTCAGGACCAACAGTAGTAAGTATGAGGCCTATACCATTGGATAAAGTATCTAAAGTAGTACAGATAACCTCTAGATATCCAGGTGTACATGGAGCACCCATACACATGGGAAATCCAAAACTAATAGGGATAAATGATATTTATAAACCTGATTTTGGTGATTCTGTGGAAATAAAAGATAATGAAATTCCAGTATTTTGGGCATGTGGAGTTACTCCTCAAGCTGTTGCAATGAAAGTAAAGCCTGAAATAATGATAACCCATGCACCTGGACATATGTTTATAACAGATATAAAAAATCATGAGTTGGCAGTTTTGTAA